From the Paenibacillus tianjinensis genome, the window AGGAGTTATTAAGACGATCCTTAACAAATTCTTTAACAATTTCTTTTGGTAAGAAACTCAGTTCTCCTGATTCATAAATCCAATCTACCACCATGCTTTCAGAGTCAAAAGCATCGAGGCATGCTTGATAAACTGTGCTCTCAAGTTGCTTATCAAACCATTCAGGATGTTCTTTTCGAATAATATTGATAAGCTCAATTCCAAACAGCCCATGAACCTGCTCCTCTTTTGAGGTAGCTTCAATAACATTAGACATTCCCTTAAAAATATTTTTATATTTATTAAATGACATGATAATTAGAAACTGTGAGAATAGTGATACGTGTTCAATAAATAAGGAAAATAGCAGGATGGATAATGCATAATCTTTATCATTACCAGTACGAGCCAATTTAGCAGATTTGGTCAGATATTCAACACGTTGACTAAGCGCAGGAATTTCTTTGATTTTCTCAAACTCTTCGTTCAATCCAAGTATCTCAAGCAGATGTGAATATGCATCATGATGTCGAACTTCACTTTCTGCGAATGTATGTCCTACCGCACCAACTTCTGGTTTAGGAAGACGATGATATATATCTCCCCAAAACGTCTTAACTGCGACCTCGACTTGTGCAATGGCAAGCATTACATTTTTAATTGCATTTCTCTCACTGTCACTAACGCTAAATTTAAAATCATGAATGTCTGAAGTGTAGTTGAATTCAGTATGAAGCCAGTACGAATGTTGAATCGCCTCTTTAAACTCTATGAGTTCAGGATATTCGTATGGCTTCAGATTTAAACGGTACTTGAAAATGTCAGGTTTTCTTTCTTGAGTCCGTTTTTCACGATAAATTATGTACGACTTAGCCGTAAGTTTATACTCTGATTTAAGCAAGATCATTTCCACATAATCCTGCACATTCTCAACGGTCAATTCATCACTTGCATTAAGAGCAATTAATTCCAAAACGTCTTGAGTCAATTTTCTTGCTTCGGATGTATCAAATTCTCCTGTTTGAACTCCTGCTTTTTCAATAGCATTTGTGATTTTCTCTGCATCAAAATTCACTTTTACCCCATTACGTTTTGTAATTAATTTTAACAATCCGTTTAATCTTCCTTTCTTTTTTAAATTTCATAATTCCCACCCACCCACCAAATCAATTATGATTCGTAAAGTACAACTTTGTTTTGTTTTAGGCTTTCTTGAATATTGATAATACGTTGATTCCGTGATCCCTTCCATTTAAGCCTCAAATCCCGTTGTCCTATGATAAATCTTCCATCAACTAATACATCGCAATATGTTAGCAATTTCTTCATCTTTTCATCTTCACATATTTCTTCAAATGTATATCCTGACCATATCCATATGTTATTATTAGTACATTCTTTTTTTACTCGATGAACCAGATATAATAATCCTTCGGCATTGTCAAAAGGCTCACCTCCAAGAATCGAAAGGCCGGAAATTTTTACATGGTCTATATTTAAATCTCTAATTACAGAATCTTCAAAGTCTTTGCTATAAGGCTTGCCATAATTAAAGTTCCATGAGACTGCATTAAAGCATCCTTCACAGGAATGATGAGAACACCCCGAAACGAAGATGGAATGTCTCATTCCGGGGCCATTGATTACATCAAAACGTTTATAATCTGCAATATTCATTATTGTATAGTCCTAACTATGTTTAATTCTTGAGATGACCTCATGCTGTTTACCTTTGTTAAACGGTCTCTGTGAAGGCTCAGATAAATATCCGCAGCACCGTCTAATTACTGATGTTGTTTTTGGATCTCCATTCCCACAGTTAGGGCATTTAAATCCAGACACGGTTGCTTCGAACTCTCCTTCATAACCGCAAGATAAACATTTATCAATTGGAGTGTTGGTTCCGAAGTAAGGGACATTCTTATATGCAAAATCCCATACTGCTTCTAGTGCTTCAGGATTTTTCACCAAAGAATCAAATTCACAATATGTAATAAATCCACCATTAGCGTATTGCGGGTAGTCCTTTTCAAATTCTATTTTTTCAAATGGTGTAGCTTTTTTATTAACATCTAAGTGAAACGAATTCGTGTAATAACCCTTATCTGTAATCCCCTTAATAGAGCCAAATTGCTCTTCGTCCAAATTACAGAATCTATAGCAAAGGCTCTCAGCAGGAGTCGAGTACAGGCTAAATCCATATCCAGTTTCAACTTTCCATTCTTCTGTTTTTTGATTTAGATACTTGACAATATTTAATCCTTTTTGTTGCAAAACAATATCGTCAAAAATATGACTCCCAAACAGTGATAGTATTGTTTCATGAATTCCTATGTATCCCAACGAGATACTTGACCTTCCATTAGTCAATAAATGATCAATTGTATCTTCTGCTTGAAGTCTGTGACCTGTCGCACCTTCCATGTACAAGATAGGAGCAACTTTAGCTTTAACTCCTTTTAAACGCTCAATTCTATACATAAGCGCTTCTTTACATACTTCTAGCATTTCATCTAATAACGCGTAAAATTTCTCTTCTGACCCCTTAGCTTTAATAGCTAATCGAGGTAGATTGATTGTTGTTACCCCCATATTAAATCTTCCATCATGTAATTCTTTTTCATCTTCAATATATCTACTCACAAAACTTCTGCAACTCATTGGGAATTTAAATGAACCAGTAACCTCTTTAACTTTAGGCACGGAGATTATATCGGGATACATACGCAATGTGCTGCACTTTATTGCTAGTTTTTTAATATCGTAATTTGGATCTTCTGGGTTGACATTCACTCCTTCTTCAAGGGCGAAAATAAGTTTTGGAAATACAGGACTTTTACCTTCCTTGCCCAATCCTCTGATACGATTATTAAGAATTGCAATTTGAATTTGACGCTCTTCCCATGTCGCTCCTCTACCAAAACCAAAGGTTGAAAAAGGCGTTTGTCCATTTGCTGAAACCAACGTATTTATCTCATATTCTAATGATTGAAAAGCGTCTAAAGTCTCTTTTTGCGTTAGTTTGATTGCGTAGTCATAGCATCTTGGAAACTGGTTTGATAATTCTTTGTTCTCGATATAAATATCCAAAGTGTTGATATAGGAACTATCTGCTTTATACAGCCACTCCATGCCAGTTTTAAAATGCTTGATGAACGAACATGTCACATAAGGTGCAAGAATTTTGTCAATCTCATTGATTGTATTTCCGCCATAAATATGACTTGATACTTGAGCAATTATCTGCGCTGTTACAGCCGCAGCAGTTGTAATTGATTTTGGAGTTTCAATCTGAGCATTGCCCAACTTAAAACCATTCTCAAGCATTTCTCTTAAGTCAATCAACATACAATTGAATGAGGGAAAATAAGGTGTATAATCTTGATCATGTTGATGGATGTCGCCATTATTATGAGCTTCTACTACTCGCTTAGGAATCATATATGCTTGTGCAAAGTCTTTAGCCATAATTCCAGCCAATAAATCTCTTTGAGTGGGGATCGTTTGACTGTCCTTGTTGGAATTCTCGCTCATTACCTCTGTATTAGTTAAATCGAGAAGCCCTTGAACTTTCTTATCAAGACTACTTCTTTCTCTTCGTTTTAGACTTCTGACTTCTCTGTGCGCAATATATTCCTTAGCTACGTCTTTTCGTTTACTGAGTAATAAAGAATCAATTACATTGTCTTGAATGCATTCAATATCTAGATTCTTTTTCCCTAATAATTTATGTATGGTCTTTTCTGCTACACTCTCAGCAACTTCTTCATCAATACCTTTTTCAGTTCGCGCCATAGCCTTCATGATTGCATTCACAATCTTCTGTTTGTCAAATCCCACTACAGTTCCATCTCTCTTTGTAACTTCCGTATGCGTCATCTCCTAGAGTAACTATCTTATTTATTAAATTTACCAATAGTGAAACAGTATTTACCTAGGTAAATACATAGATAACTCTCTCTGAATTGTCCATATTCATCATTTGTATTAAAATTGATTCCAAAAAGGAATGTGCCTTTATCATACTTCCTTTTCTCGATATGCCAACCGTATGAATACTCGTTCATTTTTCACCTCCTTTAGATAAACTCATATTTTGTGTCATGAGGATACCAATCACTATCTGGTTGATACGCCAACCCTGCAACGATCATCTTTGCAAACTCATCAGCCTGTTCATCATCCAATGCTGTGATAGTTGCAAGATAGCCAAGTTTGTGTTCTCCTGAATCATAGAATCTAATTTTATATTCCTTAAACATTTACAACCTCCAATTCTTGATAAAATATTATTTTTATTAATTAATGACTCACACTCACAACCTCAATCATTTCACCTACTCTAAGCAAATATCCTTGATCAAATAGTTTCTCAATGGCATATTTGATTGCCATTTCTTCCATCTGTTCAATGTCAATTTCTTCGCTATCCGATGAAATTCCAGCACAATCATTTGCATCAACATATGTATTAAAAATCAATCCATCACACAGAACTTGACTATCTCTAAGGGTTGCAAGCTCTACAGTAAACAATATTCCCGCTTCCATCACTCGACCTCCTTCCTGGCTCTGTCATGCCAAACTCTTACATCGAACTCTCTCCAAGCCTCATACCATACCTTTTCACTCAAAGCATCCATCTTCTTAAACTCTTTTGGACCAAGAAAATCCTTTAACTTTTTCTTTACATATGAATCTTCATGTAATTGCGATTCATTTACTGTGCCCATATCATCCTTGAAACAGTCATACAAGGCATCGTCCAAACTTATGTATGTTTTACTCGTTTTTATAACCTCCTATATGCTTATTATATTTATTTATTAAATGTTTGTCAACATGTTTCGTAATTAATTTTATAGTTACCAGCTTCATTGAAATATATATTGCTTGTTGCTACAAATACACATTTACCATCGTGGGAAACAGGAGTAATATTATCAAACATTCTGAAATAGTCGCCTTCTTTTAAACTATGAAATAGTACGGATTGCCATTCTCCGTTGACAAGTTTTTGAGTTGTTCTGATTACTCTGTCCATATTTAATAGCTTTCCTTATTATAAGATGCAATACCTATATCACCATTCTCATCAATGAAGGCAATCGCATAGCAATCAATATCATAACCTGTACTCTCGTAGCCTCCCACATATTCATGTGCGCATTTTGTATTAAATTTATTTCTAACGTCTTCACATAGCTGATGTAGGTTTAGTTCATCTCTGTTTTCTTCATGATTTTCAATAATTTCATTAATATAATCCATAATCTCCATTTAGTCTTCTCCTTTTGATAAAAGTTACAATTCATTAACTATGTATGTTTATAGATTAATTTGATCAGCCAAACTCTTTCCCAGTATGTATGCAAACAACGAGGGAATTCCGCTACATCTTTCATACTGTTTATCTAATGCAATATCATCGCCAAAAGAAAACCAATCCGGTACTGACTGAATTCTTAAGCATTCTCTCACGGTAAACCTTCTTGGAGGCTCACAAGAATATTCATCCATTTTTCTGATATCATAATTTGGTGGACTAGGATGCAGAGGTAGTTGTCTGGCTGTCGATACGATTGTAAATGAAGGTTCATCCCATTGTCGTTGTCTATTCCTAGAAACATATCGTGGTGAAAATCCACCATCGTAGTATTCTTTATGATTGCTTACGCTGTGATTCTCACCGGGGCAAGGTAAGTCACCTATGGCATCTACTAAGTGTTTTCGCCCATCCGTTGAAATTGGTTCTGGGAAGCAAAAAGTCTTATTTAATGAATTATGTATGCCAACTATAAAAACCCTTTCTCTTTCTTGAGGAACGCCATATTCGTAGCAGTTAATCAATTTCCAACATACATTGTAGCCTAACTCTTCAAATGTAGTTAGTAGATGGCTTAAAAACTTTTCATGCTTCTTAAAAGTCAACCCCTTAACATTCTCTACAATAAATGCTTTTGGTTTTGCCTCTTTGATTAGTCGAAGAAAATGCTTCCCTAAATCCCCGTTAGCCTCATCTTCCTCTCCTCGCTGCGCCCCTCCTTCACTGAATGGCTTACAAGGAAATCCACCTACTATTACATCGGCTTTAGGCAATTCATATCCGTTAATCTTTCTTATATCGACTACTCTTGCATGATTTCCAATGTTTTTATTGTATGTGTCAACCGCATACTTCTTATTGTCTAAAGCATCTACAATATTGTATCCTGCCAATTTAAATCCCACTGCCCCAATCCCTGCGCCACAAAATAGATCAATCAATTTCAATCCGTTGTTTTCTTGTTGTTTCAATTAATCACCCCTATAGTTTGATAGCTATAAATCCAGCAAAATTATTCCATTTAAAAAAAGTGTCAATGTTTGTGAATCCTGATTTTTTCAACATGGAGATATTTTCATCTACCGTATACGGCTTCAATATCCCTCTAATCGACTGTGATTTCGCAATAACTTCTTCGTGTTTCAATCCGTTCTTGAGTTTTAAATCATGGTATAATTCAATCCACATTTCATCAAATCTAGCGTTGCTGCCTACGACTTTTTCAATCATGACAAATGCTCCCCCATAGTTTAAGGAGTTATATATTTTATGTATTAAATCTTGTCTTTGTCTTTGAGAAATGAACATTATAGATAAGACAGCAGTAATATAACTAGCATTATTCATTGCGAAATTACTGTCGGACACATCTTGGTTTAAGATAGTAACAGAACTTTCTTTATCAAATCGTTGTCTTGCCTTAATAACCATACTTTCCGACGAATCAACACCTATGTATTTAATATTTTTATTTTTATGCTTAATACTTAAATTATGAATTGTTTCTCCTGTCGATGTTCCTATGTCGTAGATGTTTGTAAAGTCTTCAGCAAACCAGTAAGACATCTCAGTTATCATATTATGTATTTCTTCATATAAAGGAACCGATAGTCTTACGTGCTCATCAAAAATAGGAACTACTTCGGAATCGAATTTCCAATCTCCAGACTCTTGAAGCAAATTATCCTTTGCCTCCTTTCCTAATAAAATTTGACATTTATCAACTCTTTGTAAGCAGTCGTTCGTTAGACTAAATTAACCCTAACTGGATGTAAATGTACACCCTCTATCCCATCTCCAAATGCGTTTGGGAATACCTTTTTCATGATCTGATAGCTTCCGTTCAGGTCAGCGTTGATCTTTATTCCTAGATTTGATATAAACATTCCTCTATGTATTCGCCTTGATTTATTATAGTTACTTTTGATGGGTAATTCTTCATCTAAAAAACTTGTTCCACTAGTATAACTCTCTTCGGTTTCAACAAACTTAATCCCGATATTTTCACACTTATATCTCAACTGCCTTATCAGCATTTCAAACGGTATATAAACAAAAGTTTGATTATTCGTCTTTCCCATGCGAGCTTCTTGCTTCCAGTTTTTATTTTTACCAACAACAAGCGTGTCTATCTGATGATCTGCACACCAATCTACGATATATCTACTTGATTTATGAATGTGATTTCTTAATTTATTAGCTCTTTTATCTGTTAATGATTGTAAAGCATTACTCCATTTCTTATTATTTTTCTTCATTAAATCGCTCTGCGACTTAGCTTTCTTTTTATTGTAATACTGATTCATAGATTTAATAATTTTGCCGTTAATAATAAATGGTTTATTCCCAGTATTATTTGATACAGTTGCAAAATTATCAATTCCTAAATCGATTGAGGCAATCCTGTTTGATTCAATGTTTGCTAGAGGTATATCAATCTCATAAACTATCTCCATTGTATAATGGCTTCCTCTAGGCACAAATCTTATCTGCATTAGCTTGTCAGTCACTTTTGTTGGTATTTTAAAATTCCTAAATGGCAACCACGAGAACTTAATGCATCCATCAATTCGTTTGAATTGAATGTTCGAAAGGATAACGACTTGCCTTCCTTGTTTGTCTTTGTATTTAGGCATCTTTGGCATTCCTAAGTATTTACTCTTATTCTTGCCCCAGTCCTTGATGCTGGCAAAAAACGATTTCCAAGCTTCATCCAATACAGACAGCGTTTGTTGTGCTGCTTGAGAACCAAATGATTTAAACGGTTCATGGGTTTTTAATTCCTTCTTCATATCATAATAATTTATGTATTTCCCGTTATTGATGAACTCTTGTCTCATTATGTAATTCGCATAGTTATATAGGTTTTTACTCTTAAAACATAGTTCATCGACTGTTTTGTACATTTTGTGCGACTTTTTTATATCGTGTTTTTCAACTCTAAATACTTTTACAAATATCACCCCCCTCTCTATCCGTAACACTATTCTAAATCCCATCATCCCATTATTTATTTCTATAATCTTGTTATAGTGACTTCTACTTTTTCTCCTTTGCAGCCAAATATTCTTTTTCAACGTCATCTTTTTCTAAATCATACTTGTTAAGAAGAAAGACAAGAAGGTCATCATTATTCACTTCTTCCCCACTACAGAAAGGACAATACTTTGGAGCGATACCTGTATCATCTATAATCTCGCCAATTTCAAGATTGAACCTATTTTCATCTTCCATTCCATATTCAACACGTTGTTCCTGAGTCCCATCGAATTTAACTCCATAGTAATATGCATATCGAGAATCAATATTATCTGTATCTACTACACAAGATGTACAAACTCGATGTCCACATTCATGGCACGTATCTACATATTCTTCATATCTACTTTCCCCACAACAATCACAAGCATAAAAATCAACACTCATTAAAGAACATCTCCCTTGTTTAACTTTTCCAAAATTGTTTTATAGGCTTGCAGCGACCCGAATGTTTCGCCATCTGAAACGCCGTCACTATAACAATCGTCAAAATTACCTCCAGACCAATCAGAGGGGTTGTAATCCTCCTCATATTTTTTCTCGATCTGATCACTTTCTGATTGCAATGCTTTAATTTTATTTTCAATAAATTTAATAACCTCTTCCATCAATAAGCCCTCCCCAATTTATAATCATCTGCATGTTCCCATTGTCGATACCACTCTTTGGAATGAATTTCAAACACATCATTATGTTCCTGGTCATTGTTTACAATCCATGTTTTAGTTTCAACTGTGTAATCTCCAAGCCCCATTGAATCATAACCATCATAGTGTTCAAGTTTCATTCTTGATGATTTCCAGTAGGTTGAAAACGGCCAGTATTCAGGTTGTGCTTTTGTGTTGCCTGTTTTCCAGTTCTCAATTTTACCATCAAGCAATAGAACATTTGCATGTAGTTCATGAGGATATGTATCAGACCAACTCATTCAATCACTCCCTGCTCTTTAATATAGTTCATGATTTCATCATATTTATTCTTACCTCTGTTACATTTCGAAATATGGTCAGTTGAAAAACTCCCAT encodes:
- a CDS encoding ribonucleotide-diphosphate reductase subunit beta, which codes for MLKLITKRNGVKVNFDAEKITNAIEKAGVQTGEFDTSEARKLTQDVLELIALNASDELTVENVQDYVEMILLKSEYKLTAKSYIIYREKRTQERKPDIFKYRLNLKPYEYPELIEFKEAIQHSYWLHTEFNYTSDIHDFKFSVSDSERNAIKNVMLAIAQVEVAVKTFWGDIYHRLPKPEVGAVGHTFAESEVRHHDAYSHLLEILGLNEEFEKIKEIPALSQRVEYLTKSAKLARTGNDKDYALSILLFSLFIEHVSLFSQFLIIMSFNKYKNIFKGMSNVIEATSKEEQVHGLFGIELINIIRKEHPEWFDKQLESTVYQACLDAFDSESMVVDWIYESGELSFLPKEIVKEFVKDRLNNSLKSVGFKPVFDVNEKSLEETDWFDAEIVASKHVDFFVKRSINYSKRMHSITGDDLF
- the nrdG gene encoding anaerobic ribonucleoside-triphosphate reductase activating protein; amino-acid sequence: MNIADYKRFDVINGPGMRHSIFVSGCSHHSCEGCFNAVSWNFNYGKPYSKDFEDSVIRDLNIDHVKISGLSILGGEPFDNAEGLLYLVHRVKKECTNNNIWIWSGYTFEEICEDEKMKKLLTYCDVLVDGRFIIGQRDLRLKWKGSRNQRIINIQESLKQNKVVLYES
- the nrdD gene encoding anaerobic ribonucleoside-triphosphate reductase, whose translation is MTHTEVTKRDGTVVGFDKQKIVNAIMKAMARTEKGIDEEVAESVAEKTIHKLLGKKNLDIECIQDNVIDSLLLSKRKDVAKEYIAHREVRSLKRRERSSLDKKVQGLLDLTNTEVMSENSNKDSQTIPTQRDLLAGIMAKDFAQAYMIPKRVVEAHNNGDIHQHDQDYTPYFPSFNCMLIDLREMLENGFKLGNAQIETPKSITTAAAVTAQIIAQVSSHIYGGNTINEIDKILAPYVTCSFIKHFKTGMEWLYKADSSYINTLDIYIENKELSNQFPRCYDYAIKLTQKETLDAFQSLEYEINTLVSANGQTPFSTFGFGRGATWEERQIQIAILNNRIRGLGKEGKSPVFPKLIFALEEGVNVNPEDPNYDIKKLAIKCSTLRMYPDIISVPKVKEVTGSFKFPMSCRSFVSRYIEDEKELHDGRFNMGVTTINLPRLAIKAKGSEEKFYALLDEMLEVCKEALMYRIERLKGVKAKVAPILYMEGATGHRLQAEDTIDHLLTNGRSSISLGYIGIHETILSLFGSHIFDDIVLQQKGLNIVKYLNQKTEEWKVETGYGFSLYSTPAESLCYRFCNLDEEQFGSIKGITDKGYYTNSFHLDVNKKATPFEKIEFEKDYPQYANGGFITYCEFDSLVKNPEALEAVWDFAYKNVPYFGTNTPIDKCLSCGYEGEFEATVSGFKCPNCGNGDPKTTSVIRRCCGYLSEPSQRPFNKGKQHEVISRIKHS
- a CDS encoding DNA cytosine methyltransferase gives rise to the protein MKQQENNGLKLIDLFCGAGIGAVGFKLAGYNIVDALDNKKYAVDTYNKNIGNHARVVDIRKINGYELPKADVIVGGFPCKPFSEGGAQRGEEDEANGDLGKHFLRLIKEAKPKAFIVENVKGLTFKKHEKFLSHLLTTFEELGYNVCWKLINCYEYGVPQERERVFIVGIHNSLNKTFCFPEPISTDGRKHLVDAIGDLPCPGENHSVSNHKEYYDGGFSPRYVSRNRQRQWDEPSFTIVSTARQLPLHPSPPNYDIRKMDEYSCEPPRRFTVRECLRIQSVPDWFSFGDDIALDKQYERCSGIPSLFAYILGKSLADQINL
- a CDS encoding methyltransferase domain-containing protein; translation: MLQESGDWKFDSEVVPIFDEHVRLSVPLYEEIHNMITEMSYWFAEDFTNIYDIGTSTGETIHNLSIKHKNKNIKYIGVDSSESMVIKARQRFDKESSVTILNQDVSDSNFAMNNASYITAVLSIMFISQRQRQDLIHKIYNSLNYGGAFVMIEKVVGSNARFDEMWIELYHDLKLKNGLKHEEVIAKSQSIRGILKPYTVDENISMLKKSGFTNIDTFFKWNNFAGFIAIKL
- a CDS encoding RNA-guided endonuclease InsQ/TnpB family protein: MTLKKNIWLQRRKSRSHYNKIIEINNGMMGFRIVLRIERGVIFVKVFRVEKHDIKKSHKMYKTVDELCFKSKNLYNYANYIMRQEFINNGKYINYYDMKKELKTHEPFKSFGSQAAQQTLSVLDEAWKSFFASIKDWGKNKSKYLGMPKMPKYKDKQGRQVVILSNIQFKRIDGCIKFSWLPFRNFKIPTKVTDKLMQIRFVPRGSHYTMEIVYEIDIPLANIESNRIASIDLGIDNFATVSNNTGNKPFIINGKIIKSMNQYYNKKKAKSQSDLMKKNNKKWSNALQSLTDKRANKLRNHIHKSSRYIVDWCADHQIDTLVVGKNKNWKQEARMGKTNNQTFVYIPFEMLIRQLRYKCENIGIKFVETEESYTSGTSFLDEELPIKSNYNKSRRIHRGMFISNLGIKINADLNGSYQIMKKVFPNAFGDGIEGVHLHPVRVNLV